Proteins encoded together in one Pseudomonas sp. ADAK13 window:
- a CDS encoding ABC transporter ATP-binding protein: MAVASGAYKKALEGDQSPKKVLVKIDRVTKKFDETIAVDDVSLEIKKGEIFALLGGSGSGKSTLLRMLAGFERPTEGRIYLDGVDITDMPPYERPINMMFQSYALFPHMTVAQNIAFGLQQDKIPKAEVDARVAEMLKLVQMSQYAKRKPHQLSGGQRQRVALARSLAKRPKLLLLDEPMGALDKKLRSQMQLELVEIIERVGVTCVMVTHDQEEAMTMAERIAIMHLGWIAQIGSPIDIYETPTSRLVCEFIGNVNIFDTQVVDDAEGHAVLKCPDLDRDIYVGYGIATSVEDKSVTYAIRPEKLLVTTEMPTCEHNWSSGKVHDIAYLGGHSVFYVELPSGKLVQSFVANAERRGQRPTWGDQVYVWWEDDSGVVLRS; this comes from the coding sequence ATGGCAGTTGCCTCCGGCGCCTATAAGAAAGCCCTCGAGGGCGACCAGTCACCTAAAAAGGTGCTGGTCAAAATCGACCGGGTCACGAAGAAGTTCGACGAGACGATTGCCGTGGACGATGTGTCCCTGGAAATCAAGAAAGGCGAGATCTTCGCCTTGCTCGGCGGATCGGGTTCGGGCAAATCCACTTTGCTGCGCATGCTCGCAGGCTTCGAGCGCCCAACGGAAGGACGCATTTACCTCGACGGTGTGGACATCACCGACATGCCGCCGTACGAGCGGCCGATCAACATGATGTTCCAGTCCTACGCCTTGTTCCCCCACATGACCGTGGCCCAGAACATAGCGTTTGGCCTGCAACAGGACAAGATCCCCAAGGCCGAGGTCGACGCCCGCGTGGCCGAGATGCTCAAGCTGGTGCAGATGAGCCAGTACGCCAAGCGCAAGCCGCACCAGCTGTCTGGCGGCCAGCGTCAGCGGGTGGCCCTGGCGCGTTCCCTGGCCAAGCGTCCGAAATTGCTGCTGCTCGATGAGCCGATGGGCGCACTGGACAAGAAGCTGCGTTCGCAGATGCAACTGGAGCTGGTGGAGATCATCGAGCGCGTGGGCGTGACCTGCGTGATGGTGACCCACGACCAGGAAGAGGCCATGACCATGGCCGAGCGCATCGCGATCATGCACCTGGGCTGGATCGCCCAGATCGGCAGCCCGATCGACATCTATGAAACGCCTACCAGCCGCCTGGTGTGCGAGTTCATCGGCAACGTCAACATCTTCGACACCCAGGTGGTGGACGACGCCGAAGGCCACGCGGTACTCAAGTGCCCGGACCTGGACCGCGACATCTACGTCGGCTACGGCATCGCCACTTCGGTGGAAGACAAGTCGGTGACCTACGCCATCCGCCCTGAAAAGCTGCTGGTGACCACCGAAATGCCGACCTGCGAACACAACTGGTCCAGCGGCAAGGTGCACGACATCGCCTACCTCGGCGGCCACTCGGTGTTCTACGTCGAATTGCCGAGCGGCAAGCTGGTGCAATCCTTCGTGGCCAACGCCGAGCGCCGTGGCCAGCGTCCTACCTGGGGTGACCAGGTGTACGTGTGGTGGGAAGACGACAGCGGCGTGGTACTTCGCTCATGA
- a CDS encoding ABC transporter permease subunit, whose product MKRVSFSSFMLVAGLLFIYLPMLILVIYSFNESKLVTVWGGWSVKWYVGLLDNTQLMGSVGRSLEIACYTAIAAVALGTLAAFVLTRISQFKGRTLFGGLVTAPLVMPEVITGLSLLLLFVAMAQMIGWPQERGLVTIWIAHTTFCSAYVAVVVSARLRELDLSIEEAAMDLGARPWKVFFLITIPMIAPSLAAGGMMSFALSLDDLVLASFVSGPGSTTLPMEVFSAVRLGVKPEINAVASLILLAVSIVTFLVWFFSRRAEEHRKKAIQQAIEEAAADGWEKPADSRRAPAPV is encoded by the coding sequence ATGAAGCGCGTCAGTTTCTCAAGCTTCATGCTGGTGGCGGGGTTGCTGTTCATCTACCTGCCGATGCTGATCCTGGTGATCTACTCGTTCAACGAATCCAAACTGGTGACGGTGTGGGGCGGTTGGTCGGTGAAGTGGTACGTCGGCCTGTTGGACAACACCCAGTTGATGGGCTCGGTGGGTCGCTCGCTGGAAATTGCCTGCTACACGGCGATTGCGGCAGTGGCACTCGGTACGCTCGCGGCCTTCGTGCTGACGCGTATCAGCCAGTTCAAGGGCCGCACGCTGTTTGGCGGCCTGGTAACGGCGCCGCTGGTAATGCCGGAGGTGATCACCGGTCTGTCGCTGTTGCTGCTGTTCGTGGCCATGGCGCAGATGATCGGCTGGCCCCAGGAACGTGGCCTGGTGACCATCTGGATCGCCCACACCACGTTCTGTTCGGCGTATGTGGCGGTGGTGGTGTCGGCGCGCTTGCGTGAGCTGGACCTGTCGATTGAAGAGGCCGCCATGGATCTGGGGGCGCGGCCGTGGAAGGTGTTCTTCCTGATCACCATCCCGATGATCGCGCCGTCGCTGGCGGCGGGCGGCATGATGTCGTTCGCGTTGTCCCTGGATGACCTGGTGTTGGCCAGCTTCGTGTCGGGGCCGGGTTCGACCACGTTGCCGATGGAAGTGTTCTCGGCGGTGCGCCTGGGGGTTAAACCCGAGATCAACGCCGTGGCCAGCTTGATTCTGTTGGCGGTGTCGATCGTGACCTTCCTGGTGTGGTTCTTCAGCCGCCGTGCCGAAGAGCACCGCAAGAAAGCCATCCAGCAGGCGATTGAAGAAGCGGCTGCGGATGGTTGGGAGAAACCGGCGGACTCGCGTCGCGCACCGGCACCGGTCTAA
- a CDS encoding ABC transporter permease subunit, producing the protein MNMKKFKRQLQRITPGGRHVVIGIPFLWLFLFFMLPFFIVLKISFAEADVAIPPYTEIYTFVEQKLQLVLNLANYGMLGDDELYIAAYLGSLKMAFFSTILCLLIGYPMAYAIASARKEIQTVLVLLIMMPTWTAILIRVYAWMGILSNNGLLNGFLMSIGLINEPLQILNTNIAVYIGVVYSYLPFMILPLYANLVKHDQSLLEAASDLGSSTFNSFWKITVPLSKNGIIAGCMLVFIPVVGEFVIPELLGGPETLMIGKVLWQEFFNNRDWPVASALAVVMLAILIVPIILFNRSQAKEMEGKI; encoded by the coding sequence ATGAACATGAAGAAGTTCAAACGCCAGCTGCAACGAATAACGCCCGGTGGCCGGCACGTGGTCATCGGGATCCCTTTCCTCTGGTTGTTCCTGTTCTTCATGCTGCCGTTCTTCATCGTCTTGAAGATCAGCTTTGCCGAAGCCGACGTGGCGATCCCGCCGTACACGGAGATCTACACCTTCGTTGAACAGAAACTGCAGTTGGTGCTGAACCTGGCCAACTACGGGATGCTCGGCGATGACGAGTTGTACATCGCGGCGTACCTGGGCTCGCTGAAGATGGCGTTTTTCAGCACCATCCTCTGTCTGTTGATCGGCTACCCGATGGCCTACGCCATTGCCAGCGCGCGCAAGGAAATCCAGACCGTGCTGGTGCTGCTGATCATGATGCCGACCTGGACCGCGATCCTGATCCGGGTGTATGCGTGGATGGGCATCCTCAGCAATAACGGTTTGCTCAACGGCTTTTTGATGTCCATCGGGCTGATCAACGAACCGCTGCAGATCCTCAACACCAACATCGCGGTGTATATCGGCGTGGTCTATTCGTACCTGCCGTTCATGATCCTGCCGCTGTACGCCAACCTGGTGAAGCACGACCAGAGCCTGCTGGAAGCCGCCTCGGACCTGGGCTCGAGCACCTTCAACAGCTTCTGGAAAATCACCGTCCCGCTGTCCAAGAACGGCATCATCGCCGGTTGCATGCTGGTGTTTATCCCGGTGGTGGGCGAGTTCGTGATCCCGGAACTGCTGGGCGGCCCGGAAACCCTGATGATCGGTAAAGTGTTGTGGCAAGAATTCTTCAACAACCGTGACTGGCCGGTGGCGTCTGCCCTGGCGGTGGTGATGCTGGCGATCCTGATCGTGCCGATCATCCTGTTCAACCGCAGCCAAGCCAAAGAGATGGAGGGCAAGATATGA
- a CDS encoding HD domain-containing protein — protein sequence MSTTIAGIKIPDSALAKATTEYIRDIESDLLYHHSRRVFLFGALSGERQQLAYNPELLYVGAMFHDLGLVEGHRSDDERFEVDGANAAADFLKPYGLSDDDIEQVWLSIALHTTPGVPKHLRPTVALVTAGVEMDVLGMEYAAFSSVQREAVVHAHPRGEGFKECIICAFADGLRHRPQTTFGNVKTDVLVDQEPGFKPMNFVEVIRKSPWVA from the coding sequence ATGAGCACCACCATCGCCGGCATCAAGATCCCGGACAGCGCCCTGGCCAAGGCCACCACCGAATACATCCGCGACATCGAATCCGACCTGCTGTACCACCACTCCCGCCGGGTGTTTCTGTTCGGCGCCCTGAGCGGTGAGCGCCAGCAGTTGGCGTATAACCCGGAGCTGCTGTACGTCGGCGCCATGTTCCACGACCTGGGCCTGGTGGAAGGCCACCGCAGTGACGACGAACGTTTTGAAGTGGACGGCGCCAACGCAGCGGCGGATTTCCTCAAGCCGTACGGGCTGAGCGATGACGACATCGAGCAGGTATGGCTGTCGATTGCCCTGCACACTACGCCGGGCGTGCCCAAGCATCTGCGTCCGACCGTGGCGCTGGTGACGGCCGGCGTGGAAATGGACGTGCTGGGGATGGAGTACGCGGCGTTCAGCAGCGTGCAGCGCGAAGCCGTAGTGCATGCGCACCCACGGGGTGAAGGGTTCAAGGAATGCATCATCTGCGCGTTTGCCGACGGCTTGCGCCATCGTCCGCAGACCACGTTTGGCAACGTGAAGACCGATGTACTGGTGGATCAGGAGCCTGGGTTCAAGCCGATGAACTTTGTCGAGGTGATTCGCAAGTCGCCTTGGGTGGCCTGA